Proteins found in one Nitratiruptor sp. SB155-2 genomic segment:
- a CDS encoding VacB/RNase II family 3'-5' exoribonuclease — MKEFILKLIRGIDKKDIPREYLPLVDDLLRHKIIKVDGKIYTISSKYRVGKIDIARNGTGFLEVLGINAKDLLIEPQDLNGATKGDLVVAKRIFKGGGRPKAKVVYILEKAFRFSVAYYDKENNIFFNVKNEMPIAVKASKKSLKNLPDGTVVKIDNEAAFIVEVLGVLDDPFVDEKISLALYNKKEEFSKEAELEASAYGSVVDKSLYPNRVDLTHLPFCTIDPVTAKDHDDAIYFDQNSNTLYVAIADVSEYVSAMGPIDKEAKERGFSIYLPHKSIPMLPRSLSEGICSLKENEERLAYVSKITLNESYEPVKEELFDAIIKSRRKYSYDRVDEFIEGKRIGIDNTDEEILAWLMPLFEVTKELRKKRLQKGFEFTNPEIRLVLDENQELVETVIETETPSHTLIEDCMLLANKATAKMFDYGIFRTHEEPSMEKIEELLNDLAQVGIFTKEYNTIHELFLHIQKEAEKLGIKEHVDRLLIRTQKQAGYTAENIGHFGLGFEKYTHFTSPIRRYSDLTLHRLLKALIQENKKQLDFILRNIEPLTVRISELEREAAKVEWDFMDRKFARWAKRNLGKRFRAIVTDPESTPIAQIDDEIKGARIFLPRAQVELFDTIIVEIIDVNIATTKIYAKVVEVLDV, encoded by the coding sequence TTGAAAGAATTTATACTCAAACTCATTCGAGGAATCGATAAAAAAGATATTCCAAGAGAGTATCTACCTTTAGTGGATGATCTTCTACGCCATAAAATCATAAAGGTAGACGGCAAAATCTATACAATCAGTTCAAAATATCGTGTCGGAAAAATTGACATTGCAAGAAATGGCACAGGATTTTTAGAGGTTCTTGGCATCAATGCTAAAGATCTTCTCATAGAACCCCAAGATCTTAATGGAGCCACCAAAGGCGATCTTGTAGTCGCCAAGCGAATATTTAAAGGCGGAGGTCGCCCAAAAGCAAAAGTGGTTTATATCCTTGAAAAAGCTTTCCGCTTCAGTGTGGCGTACTATGACAAAGAAAACAACATCTTTTTCAATGTGAAAAATGAGATGCCAATTGCTGTAAAAGCATCAAAAAAGTCACTTAAAAACCTTCCAGATGGTACCGTTGTGAAAATTGACAATGAAGCAGCCTTTATCGTCGAAGTCCTTGGTGTTTTAGACGATCCATTTGTAGATGAAAAGATTTCATTAGCTCTTTACAACAAAAAGGAGGAGTTTAGCAAGGAAGCGGAACTTGAAGCAAGCGCCTATGGAAGCGTTGTGGATAAAAGTCTCTATCCCAATCGAGTCGATCTGACTCATCTGCCCTTTTGCACGATCGATCCAGTTACCGCGAAAGATCACGACGATGCCATTTACTTTGATCAAAATTCAAATACACTCTATGTTGCCATTGCCGATGTAAGCGAATATGTCAGCGCTATGGGACCAATCGACAAAGAGGCAAAAGAGCGGGGCTTTAGTATCTACCTTCCACACAAATCGATCCCTATGCTGCCAAGAAGCCTGAGTGAAGGGATCTGCTCACTCAAAGAAAATGAAGAGCGCTTGGCCTATGTGAGTAAAATCACACTCAATGAATCGTATGAGCCTGTCAAAGAAGAACTCTTCGATGCCATTATCAAAAGTAGACGAAAATATAGCTATGACCGTGTAGATGAGTTTATAGAAGGCAAACGAATCGGAATTGACAACACAGATGAAGAGATTTTGGCATGGCTGATGCCGCTTTTTGAAGTGACTAAAGAACTTCGAAAAAAGCGGCTCCAAAAAGGGTTTGAATTTACCAATCCTGAAATCAGACTCGTTCTTGACGAAAATCAAGAGCTTGTTGAAACTGTTATAGAAACAGAAACACCCAGTCATACACTGATCGAGGATTGTATGCTTTTAGCGAACAAAGCGACTGCCAAGATGTTTGATTATGGAATCTTTCGAACCCATGAAGAGCCTTCCATGGAAAAGATCGAAGAGCTATTAAACGATTTGGCGCAAGTTGGGATCTTCACAAAAGAGTACAACACCATTCACGAACTCTTTTTGCATATCCAAAAAGAGGCCGAGAAACTGGGCATCAAAGAGCATGTGGACAGGCTTCTCATTAGAACCCAAAAACAGGCAGGCTACACCGCCGAAAATATTGGACATTTTGGACTTGGTTTTGAAAAATATACCCATTTCACTTCCCCTATTCGAAGGTACAGCGATTTGACACTCCATAGACTGCTTAAGGCATTGATCCAAGAAAACAAGAAGCAGCTCGATTTTATTTTGCGAAACATTGAACCGTTAACCGTTCGTATCAGCGAACTTGAGCGAGAGGCGGCAAAAGTGGAGTGGGACTTTATGGATAGAAAGTTTGCCAGATGGGCAAAAAGAAATTTGGGCAAACGGTTTCGAGCCATTGTCACTGATCCTGAATCAACGCCAATCGCCCAAATTGATGATGAGATAAAAGGAGCCCGAATCTTTTTGCCAAGAGCCCAGGTAGAACTTTTTGATACAATCATCGTTGAAATCATCGATGTCAATATCGCCACCACAAAAATCTACGCAAAAGTAGTGGAAGTATTGGATGTATAA
- the holA gene encoding DNA polymerase III subunit delta — protein sequence MYKKEFDTQKKTYNAYLFWGDEPYFTQKYTKKTADSITPKENRLQLYFDEYDFEAAKNYLSQASLFGDTNLLIIKHDKALPKKEIETLIQLCNKNPNSFLIYQLDSNEGKKLETLFGPKNSAVHVRFFKPSLHEAKNELLHYAKEQNINIDSYSIEHLLATLQNNLSLAIQELAKLSLIEGPIGSKEIDALVFPLNPLKLEHLYKSIIKKEPIEEQLQKILEEEQNEMKILLGFENFLQQLFLFYSYIRLHGKSDSKAILGYKLPKQIEEERVQLAIRIKKYPEIFLLLQECELLLKTKTNIDKEAILFSYLIKIQALF from the coding sequence ATGTATAAAAAAGAGTTTGACACCCAAAAAAAAACATACAATGCCTATCTTTTTTGGGGTGATGAGCCCTACTTCACACAAAAATACACCAAAAAAACAGCTGACTCCATTACCCCGAAAGAGAATCGCTTACAACTCTATTTTGACGAATATGATTTTGAAGCGGCCAAGAATTACCTTTCGCAAGCTTCTTTGTTTGGCGACACCAATCTTTTGATTATCAAACATGACAAAGCGTTACCCAAAAAAGAGATCGAAACGCTTATCCAACTGTGCAACAAAAATCCCAACTCCTTTTTAATCTATCAACTCGATTCCAATGAGGGCAAAAAACTTGAAACGCTTTTTGGTCCTAAAAATAGTGCAGTACATGTACGTTTTTTCAAACCCTCTTTACATGAAGCGAAAAACGAACTTTTGCACTATGCCAAAGAGCAAAACATCAATATCGATAGCTATAGTATCGAACATCTTTTAGCCACTTTGCAAAATAATCTCTCGCTTGCTATTCAAGAACTTGCAAAACTCTCCTTGATAGAAGGTCCGATTGGTTCCAAAGAGATAGATGCTTTGGTTTTTCCTCTCAATCCATTGAAACTGGAACATCTGTATAAGTCAATCATAAAAAAGGAGCCCATCGAAGAACAACTCCAAAAGATTTTGGAAGAAGAGCAAAATGAGATGAAAATTTTGCTTGGTTTTGAAAATTTCCTGCAACAGCTCTTTTTATTTTACAGCTATATTCGGCTCCATGGCAAAAGCGACTCCAAAGCCATTTTGGGTTATAAACTCCCAAAACAGATAGAAGAGGAACGCGTACAACTGGCTATACGTATCAAAAAATATCCGGAAATTTTTCTCTTGCTTCAAGAGTGCGAACTCCTTTTGAAGACAAAAACCAATATCGACAAAGAAGCAATCTTGTTTTCTTACTTAATAAAAATACAAGCTTTGTTTTGA
- the rpsF gene encoding 30S ribosomal protein S6: MRHYETLFVLKPTLTDEESKAKFEFIKEVIQNNGGEIVATEDLGVRKLAYPIQKFERGHYYIIYFTAPSHTVLELERIYRITEDVIRFLTIKYETKKDISAWEKMVERAKKLSGQTNSEAKEEANENV; this comes from the coding sequence ATGAGACATTACGAGACACTTTTCGTGCTCAAGCCTACTTTGACGGATGAAGAGTCCAAGGCGAAATTTGAGTTCATTAAAGAGGTGATCCAAAACAACGGTGGCGAAATCGTTGCTACTGAGGATCTTGGTGTAAGAAAACTTGCGTATCCTATTCAAAAATTTGAGCGGGGACATTACTATATCATCTACTTTACCGCACCTTCTCATACTGTTTTGGAGCTTGAAAGAATCTATCGAATCACTGAAGATGTCATCCGATTCTTGACTATCAAATATGAAACAAAAAAAGATATTAGCGCTTGGGAAAAGATGGTTGAAAGAGCAAAAAAACTAAGCGGACAAACAAACAGCGAAGCAAAAGAAGAAGCAAACGAAAATGTTTAA
- the ssb gene encoding single-stranded DNA-binding protein: protein MFNKVIMVGNLTRDIELRYTGSGMAIAKSAIATNRRYKTQSGEQKEETCFIDITLFGRAAEIANQYLSKGRKVLIEGRLVYEQWVDQNGNKRSKHSIAVDNLQMLGGREEGTTAVPNEPRASAQPQPTPAQPVQKPEIPEINIDDDEIPF, encoded by the coding sequence ATGTTTAATAAAGTCATAATGGTCGGCAACCTCACCCGCGATATCGAACTGCGATATACCGGGTCTGGTATGGCGATTGCAAAAAGTGCTATAGCAACAAACAGGCGCTACAAAACCCAAAGCGGCGAACAAAAAGAGGAGACCTGTTTTATTGACATCACACTTTTTGGACGAGCTGCAGAAATTGCCAACCAGTATCTCTCCAAAGGGAGAAAAGTACTGATCGAGGGCCGACTCGTGTATGAGCAGTGGGTAGATCAAAACGGAAACAAACGAAGCAAGCACTCTATCGCAGTGGATAACCTGCAAATGCTTGGAGGACGTGAAGAAGGAACAACAGCTGTTCCGAATGAGCCAAGAGCGAGTGCTCAGCCTCAACCCACTCCAGCCCAACCGGTACAAAAGCCAGAAATTCCAGAAATAAACATCGATGATGATGAAATTCCATTTTAG
- the rpsR gene encoding 30S ribosomal protein S18 → MAEKRRFKKRTCKYCEQKVTFIDYKDIELIKHSLSERYKIMPRRLTGNCKKHQVMVEEAIKRARHAALVPYIVDRKRVIPNPFEELQPIYK, encoded by the coding sequence GTGGCAGAAAAAAGAAGATTTAAAAAAAGAACTTGCAAATATTGTGAACAAAAAGTTACATTTATCGATTACAAAGATATCGAATTGATCAAACATAGTCTAAGCGAACGATACAAAATCATGCCAAGACGACTCACAGGAAACTGTAAAAAACATCAAGTCATGGTAGAAGAAGCGATTAAGAGAGCGAGACACGCTGCACTTGTTCCATATATCGTTGATAGAAAACGGGTAATTCCAAACCCATTTGAAGAACTTCAGCCAATCTACAAATAA
- a CDS encoding HDOD domain-containing protein: protein MGLFGFGKKRKEQVAVSETNEIEHIAINHRKENRYIAKSGTTCNYGEVVDFSKKSLAVAVTKGSHETGESLQLEFEGISIDAKISRVAPKKMALKLENDLAESVAKRIKTKLKESEIEPKSLLDFQNMEHDPDMEKKRAIINLMLELEDPNTSVEKFKDSIRAIPKIRDHLIAQANSLENSRLGEVKDEGGAVTRLGFDRVKAIVYEYIMQESTKADESLSHFKDFDIYKIVLGAYFKKFAPLFGFKDRNNEAIHFLSTLNIGAEYLAKQSKRLAELYKSPYELFSFEMRFMEYREFGTDLFEINKYYFVDSLNIFRYIYDGFILANMMLYPKYTPHFTIELSERKMRFGFIVYLCILALRFILSKDKYSGVVFYNRLKRLGYDAVSTKEFINETNALINQQLVRLGIDKKIQQPDLGSGYAFSLENYIGSGIYYEYVHRMLVLFDDEATRIALRFEDEYYTMDVLEKVLNFDEFGFKNSAFVIVPCSALADDEVPMDQFKAFNLVVFKDVDKLPKKLQKDFLKIWKDYEDKIICTFSSDSMIEYENKELFEALQPYIVDFPSYYQSPLLYTKMLTNTAQQINKFLGTSACDIALFKNDYVTQKSVYVECLK, encoded by the coding sequence ATGGGGTTGTTTGGTTTTGGTAAAAAGAGAAAGGAGCAGGTTGCTGTCAGCGAAACGAATGAAATTGAACATATTGCCATTAACCATCGAAAAGAGAATCGGTATATTGCAAAGTCTGGTACCACTTGCAATTATGGTGAGGTTGTCGATTTTTCAAAAAAGAGTCTTGCTGTAGCTGTTACGAAAGGGTCCCATGAAACGGGTGAATCTTTGCAATTAGAGTTTGAAGGAATCAGTATTGATGCCAAAATATCACGAGTAGCTCCTAAAAAAATGGCTTTAAAGCTAGAAAATGATCTTGCCGAATCTGTAGCAAAACGGATAAAAACCAAACTCAAAGAGAGTGAAATCGAACCAAAATCTTTACTCGATTTTCAAAATATGGAACATGATCCCGATATGGAGAAAAAAAGAGCGATCATTAATCTTATGCTTGAACTAGAAGATCCCAATACAAGTGTAGAAAAATTTAAAGATAGTATTCGTGCTATTCCAAAAATACGAGATCATCTTATCGCCCAAGCCAATTCACTGGAAAACAGCAGACTGGGTGAAGTAAAAGATGAGGGAGGAGCCGTTACGAGGCTCGGTTTTGATAGAGTAAAGGCTATTGTGTATGAGTATATTATGCAAGAGAGTACGAAAGCGGATGAATCCCTTTCACATTTTAAAGATTTCGATATATATAAAATTGTTTTAGGGGCTTATTTTAAAAAGTTTGCGCCTCTTTTTGGCTTTAAAGATAGAAACAATGAAGCGATCCACTTTTTAAGTACTCTCAATATAGGAGCAGAATATCTTGCAAAACAGAGTAAACGTCTAGCTGAACTTTATAAATCTCCGTATGAACTCTTTAGTTTTGAGATGCGATTTATGGAATATCGTGAGTTTGGAACCGATCTTTTTGAAATTAACAAATATTATTTCGTCGATTCGCTTAATATTTTTCGGTATATCTACGATGGATTTATATTGGCAAACATGATGCTTTATCCCAAATACACACCTCATTTTACGATAGAACTGAGCGAAAGAAAAATGCGTTTTGGGTTTATAGTCTATCTTTGTATTTTAGCTCTTCGCTTTATTCTTTCAAAAGACAAATACAGTGGAGTCGTTTTTTATAATAGACTCAAACGATTGGGATATGATGCGGTAAGTACAAAAGAATTTATCAACGAAACAAACGCTCTTATCAACCAGCAATTGGTTCGTTTGGGAATTGACAAAAAGATTCAGCAGCCAGATCTTGGAAGCGGATATGCATTTTCATTGGAAAATTACATTGGGTCAGGGATCTATTATGAGTATGTTCATAGAATGCTTGTTTTATTTGATGACGAAGCGACAAGAATAGCTTTACGGTTTGAAGATGAGTATTATACGATGGACGTACTGGAAAAAGTGCTCAATTTTGATGAATTTGGATTTAAAAACAGCGCTTTTGTTATAGTGCCTTGCAGTGCCCTGGCCGATGATGAAGTCCCAATGGATCAATTCAAAGCATTCAATCTTGTCGTTTTTAAAGATGTAGACAAGCTTCCAAAAAAATTACAAAAAGATTTTCTTAAAATATGGAAAGATTACGAAGATAAGATTATTTGTACATTTAGCAGCGATTCGATGATAGAGTATGAAAACAAAGAGCTTTTTGAAGCATTACAACCTTATATTGTCGATTTTCCAAGCTACTACCAAAGTCCGCTTCTCTATACCAAAATGCTTACCAACACAGCACAGCAAATCAATAAATTTCTTGGCACATCTGCTTGTGATATTGCGTTGTTCAAAAATGATTATGTGACGCAAAAGAGTGTATATGTAGAGTGTTTAAAGTAA
- a CDS encoding class I SAM-dependent DNA methyltransferase: MGLELYAKIEPYLGFEDEKQKLYQIYIDKLQSLGIKNFLDLGCGSGVFMQLAIEKDMEPFGVDLSTEMVRRCHEKGLHAKAIDICALDGEYPAVTAVFDVLNYIEPKNLGRFFGCIAKNLQTGGYFLCDINTLFGFEEIAQGSLIIDQTNVCIGIDAEFDGEKLLTKIVLFEQIDNCFQKSVDNIVQYYHDVADLKKFALQLVDIDLISLYADQADKALLTFQKGR; the protein is encoded by the coding sequence ATGGGTCTTGAACTCTATGCGAAAATAGAACCATATCTTGGCTTTGAGGATGAAAAACAGAAACTTTATCAAATCTACATCGATAAGCTACAGAGTTTAGGAATAAAAAATTTTCTTGATTTGGGGTGTGGGAGCGGCGTTTTTATGCAATTAGCAATCGAGAAGGATATGGAGCCTTTTGGTGTCGATTTGAGTACGGAGATGGTTCGCAGATGTCATGAAAAAGGCTTACATGCGAAGGCCATCGATATCTGTGCACTTGATGGTGAATATCCAGCGGTCACAGCCGTTTTTGATGTACTCAACTATATAGAGCCTAAAAATCTTGGGAGATTTTTTGGTTGCATTGCGAAGAATTTGCAAACTGGTGGCTATTTTCTTTGCGACATCAATACACTGTTTGGTTTTGAGGAGATCGCGCAAGGATCACTGATTATTGATCAAACCAATGTTTGTATAGGGATCGATGCGGAGTTTGACGGAGAAAAATTGCTGACGAAAATTGTTCTCTTTGAGCAGATAGATAACTGTTTTCAAAAATCTGTCGATAATATAGTGCAATATTATCATGATGTTGCCGACCTGAAAAAATTTGCGTTACAATTGGTTGATATAGATTTGATATCGTTGTATGCAGATCAGGCAGATAAGGCGTTATTGACGTTTCAAAAGGGTAGATGA
- the hisG gene encoding ATP phosphoribosyltransferase, which translates to MLTIALPKGRIGEDSLALFEKIFDTKFEFGKRKLILEAGGFRFMKVRNQDVPTYVYHQAADLGIVGLDVLEEKRLDIMRLLDLGFGRCDICIGIKAEESLDFSKPSYKVATKMENITRDFFSKKAIPVEIIKLYGSIELAPLVGLADMIVDIVETGETMRQNGLKPALKIMESSAFLIANKNSFYQKKAQILHLREQMSKVLYGS; encoded by the coding sequence ATGCTAACGATTGCACTTCCAAAGGGTCGAATAGGTGAGGACTCTTTAGCCCTTTTTGAAAAGATTTTCGATACGAAATTTGAATTTGGAAAACGAAAACTGATTTTGGAAGCAGGTGGCTTTCGGTTTATGAAAGTGAGAAATCAAGATGTTCCTACATATGTGTATCATCAAGCAGCCGATCTCGGTATTGTAGGATTGGATGTATTGGAGGAGAAACGACTCGATATTATGCGGCTGCTCGATCTTGGTTTTGGCAGATGCGATATTTGTATCGGAATAAAAGCAGAAGAGAGTCTCGATTTTTCTAAACCGAGCTATAAAGTTGCTACCAAAATGGAAAACATCACAAGAGATTTCTTTAGCAAGAAAGCAATTCCTGTTGAAATTATCAAATTGTACGGCTCCATTGAACTCGCACCCCTGGTGGGGTTGGCTGATATGATTGTCGATATTGTAGAAACCGGTGAAACAATGCGTCAAAACGGGTTAAAACCTGCTTTGAAGATCATGGAAAGCAGTGCCTTTTTGATCGCTAATAAAAATAGCTTTTATCAGAAAAAAGCGCAAATTTTGCATTTGCGTGAGCAGATGAGTAAGGTTTTATATGGGTCTTGA
- a CDS encoding type III pantothenate kinase codes for MLLCDIGNTNIKIYNDGLVQIVSQEELLSYQDQRLFYLSVHPSLQSFPDCKKWINLEAFVSVKSSYNGLGVDRKALCSLVDEGTVIDAGSAITVDVMQDNIHTGGFIYPGKKAFFEAFRNISPRLDFSYQDILKNRLPQETRSALSYGFIAPLVALVEKLPKPWYVTGGDGGLLLQYLPDAIYRPHMIFEAMKQIIQRNGLC; via the coding sequence ATGCTTCTTTGTGATATAGGAAATACCAATATAAAAATATACAATGACGGATTGGTGCAAATAGTATCTCAAGAAGAGCTTTTGTCCTATCAGGATCAAAGGCTTTTCTATCTTAGCGTCCATCCCTCTTTACAAAGTTTTCCGGATTGCAAAAAGTGGATCAATCTTGAAGCATTTGTTTCTGTAAAGAGTAGCTATAACGGATTGGGAGTGGATAGAAAAGCATTATGCTCTCTTGTAGATGAGGGAACGGTGATTGACGCAGGGAGTGCCATAACGGTTGATGTGATGCAAGACAATATTCATACGGGTGGATTTATCTATCCTGGGAAAAAAGCTTTTTTTGAAGCTTTTAGAAATATTTCACCAAGGCTTGATTTTTCTTATCAGGATATTTTGAAAAATCGATTGCCTCAAGAGACACGTTCGGCACTGAGCTACGGTTTTATAGCTCCTTTGGTGGCGCTGGTCGAAAAACTTCCAAAGCCGTGGTATGTGACAGGGGGTGATGGAGGATTGCTGTTGCAATATTTGCCAGATGCGATATACAGACCTCATATGATTTTTGAAGCGATGAAGCAAATAATACAAAGGAATGGATTATGCTAA
- a CDS encoding PQQ-binding-like beta-propeller repeat protein: protein MKKWIYGIGIAAALIFAGCSSKQYFQPEEIAGAVSFDGNLPAPITDVLRDGATLADGEFISQEGLEDYKMPKNFLFIKKSEGKYIIADRCKRVEVVDASSKKIIFEKSFDMKNAIAANINGNLLALVFDDNSLGLIDIRSGDVLYSSRQKSAIANDTKIANPYFLGKLVIFPTLDGKLVVVDPERKKELRTIIVGTHENFNNVIFLNVIDDKLIAATPNRIISVTPQFTNALDVELSDVVYVKNRVYLLAKDGTITLTDPSLNVLKQRKYNFAHYTGAIYGEYLYIIERSGYIIALDKDLRASNIFEFPSKVEEYIFTAKDKVFYNDKYFTLNR, encoded by the coding sequence ATGAAAAAATGGATATATGGAATCGGTATCGCGGCGGCTCTTATATTTGCAGGATGCAGTTCAAAACAATATTTTCAGCCCGAAGAGATTGCAGGAGCCGTTAGCTTTGACGGGAACTTACCAGCTCCTATTACAGATGTTTTGAGAGATGGGGCAACACTCGCCGATGGTGAGTTTATTTCACAAGAGGGTTTAGAAGATTATAAAATGCCTAAAAATTTTCTATTCATTAAAAAGAGCGAGGGCAAATATATCATAGCTGACAGATGTAAGAGGGTTGAAGTTGTAGATGCATCATCAAAAAAGATTATTTTTGAAAAAAGTTTTGATATGAAAAATGCGATAGCGGCCAACATCAACGGGAATCTCCTTGCCCTTGTTTTTGATGACAACTCTCTTGGGCTTATCGATATTCGAAGTGGTGATGTGCTCTATTCCTCCCGTCAAAAATCGGCAATCGCCAATGATACGAAAATAGCCAACCCTTATTTTTTGGGAAAACTTGTCATTTTTCCAACCCTTGATGGGAAACTCGTTGTGGTTGATCCTGAAAGAAAGAAAGAGCTTCGCACCATTATCGTTGGAACACATGAAAATTTTAACAATGTCATCTTTTTAAACGTCATCGATGATAAATTGATTGCTGCAACGCCAAACAGAATCATCTCTGTTACGCCACAATTTACCAATGCTTTAGATGTAGAGCTGAGTGATGTGGTGTATGTAAAAAATAGAGTCTATCTTCTGGCAAAAGATGGCACTATCACTCTTACGGATCCCTCATTAAACGTCTTGAAACAAAGAAAGTACAATTTCGCTCATTATACCGGAGCGATTTATGGCGAGTATCTGTACATCATAGAACGAAGCGGATATATAATCGCTTTGGATAAGGATCTGAGGGCCTCCAATATCTTCGAATTCCCATCGAAAGTGGAGGAGTATATCTTTACCGCAAAAGACAAAGTATTTTATAATGATAAATATTTTACGCTCAATAGATGA
- a CDS encoding tetratricopeptide repeat protein: MGTKENIDFIKQELSNEEKLLESVIRLEKWYKKYSKVIISSVVLALLAGVGYSLYEWKKQGDLEESNIAYLKLLNNPKDSSSLQILQNKNPKLYMLYLYQKGVSSNSVKDLEAVKNGGDTILSDLASYHIAVIKKDQKALQEYANKDTILQEYAILDRGYTLLAQNNIKGAHAVLDDIKQNSQAYLYAKMLKHYGVKENR, translated from the coding sequence TTGGGAACAAAAGAGAACATCGATTTTATCAAACAGGAGCTAAGCAACGAAGAGAAGCTGTTAGAGTCGGTCATTCGACTTGAAAAGTGGTACAAAAAATATAGCAAAGTCATCATATCATCTGTAGTTTTGGCCCTTTTAGCGGGTGTTGGATACAGTTTATATGAGTGGAAGAAACAGGGTGATTTGGAAGAGTCCAATATTGCATATCTTAAACTTTTAAACAATCCAAAGGATTCTTCATCTTTACAAATTTTGCAAAACAAAAATCCAAAACTCTATATGCTTTATCTGTATCAAAAGGGTGTCAGCAGTAATAGTGTAAAAGATCTGGAAGCAGTAAAAAATGGTGGCGATACCATTTTGTCCGACCTTGCTTCGTATCATATAGCCGTTATCAAAAAAGATCAAAAGGCTTTACAAGAGTATGCAAACAAAGACACCATCTTACAAGAGTATGCCATTTTGGATCGAGGCTATACTCTATTGGCGCAGAACAACATCAAAGGGGCTCATGCAGTTTTGGATGATATCAAACAAAATTCTCAGGCCTATCTTTATGCAAAGATGCTTAAACATTACGGTGTGAAGGAAAATCGATGA
- the gatC gene encoding Asp-tRNA(Asn)/Glu-tRNA(Gln) amidotransferase subunit GatC, translated as MVKCYQKFHEGIEKMQKIDHQLLKRLQNLSMVEVDEAKKDQILEELNKFLEFVDILDELDYSGVEATFSPIEASAPLRKDEPSPHPEVGQKILQNAPKSEDNFFIVPKIIE; from the coding sequence ATGGTAAAATGCTATCAAAAATTTCATGAAGGCATAGAAAAAATGCAAAAAATCGACCATCAACTACTAAAACGTCTTCAAAACCTCTCCATGGTTGAAGTAGACGAAGCAAAAAAAGATCAGATATTAGAGGAACTCAACAAGTTCTTGGAGTTTGTAGACATTTTGGATGAGCTGGATTACTCTGGGGTAGAAGCAACCTTTTCCCCTATTGAAGCATCAGCACCGCTCAGAAAAGATGAACCGAGTCCACATCCAGAAGTTGGACAAAAAATCCTACAAAACGCACCTAAATCGGAAGATAATTTCTTCATCGTTCCAAAAATCATTGAATAG